From Shewanella psychrophila, a single genomic window includes:
- a CDS encoding PTS transporter subunit EIIC, with the protein MAAKLERINRYGNRCLRYISQHWFKFAQRLSQALLIPIAILPAAGVMIGLASNPLPFIPDAISLVMLTVGKLIFSMMPMLFAVAVSIGFCKDQGIAAFTAVFGFGVYLSSMAALAEVYGISTRMLWGVNTIDTGIAGGMLVGAVTCLAVKQSEKVRLPAVFSFFEGRRSAPLLMIPLCIALSYLLIHIWPSLSLQIERFSDWVVYQKPAQAFALYGTVERLLIPLGLHHIWNAPFYLEMGQFVKEGEVIRGEVARYLAGDPLAGNLAGGYLIKMWGLPAAAIAIWRCADKEQRNRVAGIMISAASASWLTGVTEPIEFAFMFVAPILFLLHALMTGLAYAVCISLDIHHSLVFSHGLVDFTLLFNNAKNSEWFLILGPITALIYYLVFRGSILLFNLKTPGRMEEEEQPKASLRTIINALGGADNILDLNACLTRLRISVKKPELVDKLRLEQLGAKGVVVVGNGIQVVYGTKAESLRRLLQRYIDTRS; encoded by the coding sequence ATGGCTGCAAAGTTGGAACGCATTAATCGATACGGAAATCGTTGCCTAAGATATATTAGTCAACATTGGTTTAAATTTGCGCAGAGGCTGAGTCAGGCGCTGTTAATTCCGATTGCAATTTTACCCGCAGCGGGCGTCATGATAGGTCTGGCATCGAATCCTTTGCCATTTATACCAGATGCAATCTCTTTGGTCATGCTGACTGTGGGTAAACTCATCTTTTCAATGATGCCCATGTTATTTGCAGTCGCTGTATCCATCGGGTTTTGTAAAGATCAAGGTATAGCCGCATTTACTGCAGTTTTTGGCTTTGGGGTTTACCTTTCAAGCATGGCAGCCCTAGCTGAAGTCTATGGCATATCGACTCGGATGTTATGGGGAGTTAACACCATAGACACTGGTATTGCTGGTGGCATGTTAGTTGGGGCTGTAACTTGTCTGGCAGTTAAGCAAAGTGAAAAAGTGCGCCTTCCTGCTGTATTTTCTTTCTTTGAGGGAAGGCGAAGCGCCCCCCTATTGATGATCCCTTTGTGTATTGCACTCTCCTATCTGCTCATTCATATCTGGCCTAGTTTATCACTGCAAATAGAGCGTTTTTCTGATTGGGTAGTTTATCAAAAGCCTGCCCAAGCATTTGCGCTTTATGGAACAGTGGAGCGTTTACTCATCCCATTGGGTCTCCATCATATATGGAATGCTCCTTTTTATTTGGAAATGGGACAGTTTGTGAAAGAGGGTGAGGTGATCAGAGGGGAGGTTGCCAGATACCTTGCTGGCGATCCTCTAGCCGGTAATTTAGCCGGAGGCTATCTGATTAAGATGTGGGGGCTTCCTGCCGCTGCAATTGCTATTTGGCGATGTGCCGACAAGGAGCAGAGAAATAGGGTTGCAGGCATAATGATCTCAGCCGCTTCTGCCAGCTGGTTAACAGGGGTGACAGAACCCATAGAGTTTGCTTTTATGTTTGTCGCTCCCATACTGTTTTTATTGCATGCGCTAATGACCGGGCTGGCATATGCTGTCTGCATCTCGTTGGATATTCATCACAGTCTAGTATTTTCACATGGGTTAGTGGATTTTACCCTCTTATTTAACAATGCAAAAAATAGTGAATGGTTTCTGATTTTAGGTCCCATAACAGCATTAATTTATTACTTAGTTTTTCGGGGCTCTATTTTACTTTTCAACCTTAAGACCCCTGGACGAATGGAAGAAGAGGAGCAACCTAAAGCCAGCCTTAGAACCATAATTAATGCGCTAGGTGGTGCCGATAACATCTTAGACTTGAATGCATGTCTGACTCGGCTCAGGATCAGTGTAAAAAAACCGGAATTAGTCGATAAACTCAGGTTAGAGCAGCTTGGTGCGAAGGGAGTTGTGGTGGTTGGCAACGGAATACAAGTCGTTTATGGCACTAAAGCCGAAAGTTTACGTCGGTTATTACAGCGATATATTGATACTCGCTCATGA
- a CDS encoding flavodoxin gives MKKVNLVFGTVYGNAQFVAETLLGVLKEESREVSLLMHDQLDGFVPPQDELLLVICSTTGQGDVPEDIQPWFENLKATAPYMPELKYGVIALGDSSYETFCGAGVKFDELLTECSAKRIGEVLKIDACETMEPEVEAKAWLQSWNALIDTEIVA, from the coding sequence ATGAAAAAAGTGAATTTAGTTTTTGGGACTGTCTACGGTAATGCACAGTTTGTTGCAGAGACCTTATTAGGAGTGCTAAAGGAAGAGAGTAGGGAAGTGTCGCTGTTGATGCATGATCAACTAGATGGTTTTGTCCCTCCACAAGATGAACTGTTATTGGTGATCTGTTCCACTACGGGTCAAGGTGATGTGCCTGAAGATATACAGCCATGGTTTGAAAATTTAAAAGCAACAGCGCCATACATGCCTGAATTAAAATACGGGGTGATAGCACTAGGCGATTCTAGTTATGAGACTTTTTGTGGTGCAGGGGTCAAGTTTGATGAGCTGCTTACAGAATGCAGTGCTAAGCGTATTGGTGAAGTGCTAAAAATCGATGCATGTGAAACAATGGAACCAGAGGTAGAAGCAAAAGCATGGCTGCAAAGTTGGAACGCATTAATCGATACGGAAATCGTTGCCTAA
- the truC gene encoding tRNA pseudouridine(65) synthase TruC produces MTQSKQAEENIVGEETIEEVAPEIEILFEDDDIVAIHKPAGLLVHRSYLARRERFFAMQLTRDKVGCHVFPVHRLDRPTSGVLLFTKSSEMAKALCEQFAEKTVEKHYLAIVRGNMHEAATLDYPLKVELDDLGDKDVDPDKAAQDAVTSYQPLLNTEIPFASGRYASSRYALVKLSPYTGRKHQLRRHMAHLRHPILGDTTHGDGKQNKFFREHFSVNRLWLIAKQLTFNHPRTGERIVIEAELEQQWLDLFKGLGWEDEYLASDSSYLIV; encoded by the coding sequence ATGACTCAGTCGAAACAAGCGGAAGAAAACATCGTTGGCGAAGAGACGATTGAAGAAGTAGCGCCCGAAATTGAAATCTTGTTTGAAGATGACGATATCGTTGCGATTCATAAACCTGCCGGGTTACTCGTGCATAGGTCCTACTTAGCTCGTAGGGAACGATTTTTTGCGATGCAATTAACTCGAGATAAAGTCGGTTGCCATGTTTTTCCTGTTCACCGACTCGATAGACCGACTTCTGGGGTGTTACTTTTTACTAAGAGTAGTGAAATGGCAAAAGCATTATGTGAGCAGTTTGCTGAAAAAACCGTTGAAAAGCATTATCTCGCCATAGTTCGTGGCAATATGCATGAAGCGGCTACTCTAGATTATCCATTGAAAGTAGAGCTTGATGATTTGGGTGATAAGGATGTGGATCCTGATAAGGCTGCTCAAGATGCCGTGACCAGTTATCAGCCATTGTTAAATACCGAGATCCCATTTGCTTCCGGTCGTTATGCTTCCAGTCGTTATGCTCTGGTGAAATTAAGTCCTTATACGGGGAGAAAACACCAACTAAGACGTCATATGGCACACCTTAGGCACCCGATCCTTGGTGATACCACCCATGGAGATGGTAAGCAGAATAAGTTTTTTAGGGAGCACTTCTCGGTAAACAGGCTTTGGCTCATTGCTAAGCAGCTTACATTCAATCATCCTAGAACGGGAGAGCGTATTGTTATTGAAGCTGAGTTGGAGCAACAATGGCTCGATCTATTCAAGGGTTTAGGTTGGGAGGATGAGTACTTGGCATCAGACAGTTCATACCTGATAGTTTAG
- a CDS encoding YqcC family protein encodes MLYIKTTQKLQELEEELKRRSLWRQDTPSEEAMADTSPFSCEAMPFESWVQFIFIPKMHVLIANRQELPSNIAIAPMAHHVWSDIQARHTLIKIFDDLDKCLSEPR; translated from the coding sequence GTGTTGTATATAAAAACGACCCAGAAGCTACAAGAGTTAGAAGAAGAATTAAAACGCCGTTCTTTGTGGCGCCAGGATACTCCCTCAGAAGAAGCGATGGCCGACACATCACCTTTTAGTTGTGAGGCAATGCCATTTGAAAGCTGGGTGCAGTTTATTTTTATTCCCAAAATGCATGTTTTGATCGCTAATAGGCAGGAACTCCCCAGTAATATTGCAATCGCGCCTATGGCACATCATGTGTGGAGTGATATACAAGCGCGGCACACATTAATTAAAATTTTTGATGATTTGGATAAATGCCTTAGTGAACCAAGATAA
- a CDS encoding DUF3549 family protein: MTEITTLSQFLSTANTQFQVYDMGRRVQNIDIMAFHQFENLTSPYPYPIQGHAQFAIVFWDVSQQHYIWFLKLALDERGLLSPAPRTQFIKMIIEALGRDPAKELSEAEQQKLANHPFAFKPSAEKLAQFNALVRKQLNGKASPQYEYAYQYLSGQVSAEKWQQVGLQGIADICVRANELDHLQQLINSFDYSAIEVQIALCQCLEHLTLESSLADKVFEQLLSTDKQNKLYFLRALASNDELSQQAISYLQQQGLLNAEALITIAARNWTALKHEQTRTIFLEALAKQEQQFFNQVFADIVAIPSLRPQILAELRNPNRSPQLASAIGGLFKVIKS, translated from the coding sequence ATGACAGAAATCACCACCCTTAGCCAGTTTTTATCGACAGCAAATACCCAGTTTCAAGTCTATGATATGGGCAGAAGAGTGCAAAATATTGATATAATGGCGTTTCACCAATTCGAGAATCTAACATCGCCTTATCCATATCCAATTCAAGGACATGCTCAGTTCGCTATCGTATTTTGGGATGTGAGCCAACAGCATTATATCTGGTTTCTAAAACTCGCATTAGATGAACGCGGCCTACTGTCACCCGCCCCCAGAACCCAATTCATCAAGATGATCATAGAAGCCTTAGGCCGAGATCCAGCTAAAGAGTTATCAGAAGCAGAGCAACAAAAGCTCGCTAACCATCCTTTCGCTTTTAAACCGTCGGCAGAAAAACTGGCACAGTTTAATGCGCTAGTTAGGAAGCAGCTTAACGGTAAAGCCTCTCCTCAATATGAGTATGCGTACCAATACCTCTCAGGACAAGTCTCAGCCGAAAAGTGGCAACAAGTCGGTCTTCAGGGAATTGCCGATATCTGTGTTAGAGCCAACGAACTCGATCATCTCCAGCAGCTAATCAATAGCTTTGACTACAGTGCTATTGAAGTTCAGATAGCCCTGTGCCAATGTTTAGAGCATCTCACTCTTGAAAGTAGCCTTGCCGACAAAGTGTTTGAACAACTACTGAGTACCGATAAACAAAATAAACTCTATTTTTTACGTGCACTGGCATCGAATGATGAATTATCGCAACAAGCGATTTCATATCTTCAGCAACAAGGATTACTCAATGCCGAAGCTTTGATCACTATTGCGGCAAGAAATTGGACTGCGCTTAAGCATGAACAAACCAGAACTATTTTCTTAGAAGCCCTGGCAAAACAAGAACAACAATTCTTCAATCAAGTATTTGCAGACATTGTAGCAATCCCCTCTTTGCGACCACAGATCCTCGCAGAGCTACGTAATCCAAATCGAAGCCCACAATTAGCATCTGCTATTGGTGGGTTATTTAAGGTCATAAAATCATGA
- a CDS encoding DUF3301 domain-containing protein, with amino-acid sequence MMTDFLLIVALVVVAAFFWQLRQMAEISRIFAQRECQKQKIQLLAIAMESAKPSIGGSSGLTWKAKYLLEFSTDGINQYQAEIWMHGKKVQRVKWPIFPEPEWLDTPESRGSVGGSCGSKGSCNTGKCK; translated from the coding sequence ATGATGACAGATTTTTTACTTATCGTTGCACTCGTGGTTGTTGCAGCATTTTTTTGGCAATTAAGACAGATGGCAGAAATTAGTCGCATTTTTGCCCAGAGAGAATGCCAGAAGCAAAAGATACAACTGCTTGCCATTGCTATGGAATCTGCTAAGCCAAGCATAGGCGGCAGTAGTGGACTCACATGGAAGGCAAAATACCTGCTTGAATTTAGTACCGATGGAATTAATCAGTATCAAGCTGAAATATGGATGCACGGAAAAAAAGTTCAGAGGGTTAAATGGCCAATTTTTCCTGAACCAGAATGGCTCGATACACCAGAATCACGCGGCTCAGTCGGTGGTAGCTGTGGCTCTAAAGGCAGCTGTAATACAGGAAAATGCAAATAA
- a CDS encoding DUF962 domain-containing protein produces the protein MNKGEPIRYQSFKEFYPFYLSQHKDPICRNLHYLGSILVLLIFFVSIFSGNYQLLILLPIVGYGCAWVGHFMFEKNRPATFQYPLYSFMADWVMLVQGVLQVFKR, from the coding sequence ATGAATAAGGGAGAGCCTATACGGTACCAATCGTTTAAAGAGTTTTATCCTTTCTATCTTTCTCAGCATAAAGATCCAATTTGTCGAAATTTGCATTATTTAGGTAGTATTTTGGTACTGCTTATCTTCTTTGTAAGTATTTTTAGCGGTAATTATCAACTGCTTATCCTGCTACCTATAGTGGGCTATGGCTGCGCTTGGGTGGGCCATTTCATGTTTGAGAAAAACCGCCCGGCAACTTTTCAATATCCATTGTATAGTTTTATGGCGGATTGGGTGATGTTAGTCCAAGGAGTTTTACAAGTCTTTAAAAGATAA
- a CDS encoding GNAT family N-acetyltransferase, producing MATDNQILESYRAVYLTAEDLRVAASILYNAYHDDPFFIESFHSGDLSMYEQKLRGAIREELNELWQQEQTLIGLFEGERMLGVACIVSQQLPLGESRYWHWRLKMLISTGWQSTQALIKKESCLLEHLPSPNCGILQFIAVSPIEQKKGLGSKLVQAVLSWCDEQPEMDGVGVFASEHKHAQLFSQYGFTVLETLFIGKVEGELLFYRGQDNE from the coding sequence ATGGCAACAGATAATCAAATATTAGAATCCTATCGAGCGGTATACCTGACGGCCGAAGATCTTCGTGTGGCAGCTTCGATACTTTACAATGCATACCACGATGACCCTTTTTTCATTGAATCATTTCACTCTGGTGATCTTTCCATGTATGAGCAAAAGCTTAGGGGAGCTATTAGAGAAGAGTTAAATGAATTGTGGCAACAAGAACAGACGTTAATAGGGTTATTCGAGGGAGAGAGAATGCTTGGGGTTGCATGTATTGTGTCTCAGCAACTACCTCTGGGGGAGTCACGGTATTGGCATTGGCGTTTAAAGATGCTTATCAGTACTGGCTGGCAATCCACACAAGCTTTGATCAAGAAAGAATCCTGTTTGTTAGAGCACCTGCCGAGTCCGAATTGTGGCATTTTACAATTTATCGCTGTTTCGCCCATTGAACAGAAAAAAGGCTTAGGTAGCAAGTTGGTGCAAGCGGTATTGAGCTGGTGTGATGAGCAACCTGAAATGGATGGTGTTGGTGTTTTTGCCAGCGAGCATAAGCATGCTCAACTGTTCAGCCAGTATGGTTTTACTGTCCTAGAGACTCTCTTCATCGGTAAAGTTGAGGGGGAATTACTGTTTTACCGAGGACAAGACAATGAGTAA
- a CDS encoding DUF2789 domain-containing protein yields the protein MDTTPQDLSHLFDQLGLDNSEQSIATFIANHTVPAHVLLCQADFWNDSQKSFLKEAIEEDAQWSELIDHLDAQLR from the coding sequence ATGGACACAACACCTCAAGATCTAAGTCATCTTTTTGATCAGTTAGGATTAGATAATAGCGAGCAGAGCATTGCCACATTTATCGCGAACCATACAGTACCGGCACACGTTCTACTCTGTCAGGCTGATTTCTGGAATGATTCTCAGAAGAGTTTCTTAAAGGAAGCAATTGAAGAGGACGCCCAATGGTCAGAGTTAATCGATCACTTAGACGCCCAGCTTAGATAA
- a CDS encoding DUF3192 domain-containing protein, with product MKTNLIGLAFIGIASLSLSGCVLNIGDGETGWNGQEGWEETQDINRGNLARLSLGMSREQVTVLMGTADFNEAYIQTDKEVHVLFYRTQRTKGDGKTTKDECTPVVISNNAVVGWGNMAYKNI from the coding sequence GTGAAAACAAATTTAATTGGTTTGGCATTTATTGGGATTGCTAGTTTAAGCTTATCTGGCTGCGTACTCAATATCGGTGATGGAGAAACTGGGTGGAATGGTCAAGAGGGATGGGAAGAGACTCAGGATATAAATCGTGGAAACTTGGCAAGGTTGAGCCTAGGTATGAGTCGAGAGCAAGTCACCGTCTTGATGGGAACTGCCGACTTTAATGAAGCCTATATTCAAACAGACAAAGAGGTCCATGTGCTTTTTTATCGGACACAGCGTACCAAGGGGGATGGTAAAACCACAAAAGATGAATGTACTCCTGTGGTTATCAGTAATAATGCAGTAGTAGGTTGGGGAAATATGGCCTACAAAAATATCTAG
- a CDS encoding Zn-ribbon-containing protein, whose translation MHVVELRFECFDNTTITAAEKAINGLLEAYRANGQILGREFAVAFKDGEFNSRLLMPEKSSLAKRFSSPWVERALSELTDAKLLAPREKYIGQDINSEVSSSETPSWQLVYTSYVHMCSPVRNGDTLQPIPLYQLPATFNGDHKRIIRWQIEWQACDELQMAAATKAEFAALEELTSTSSDLFRRGWDLRGRIEHLTQIPTYYYLYRVGGGNLASEKARPCPRCGNKNWLLDEPLLDMFHFRCDSCRIVSNISWDHL comes from the coding sequence ATGCATGTTGTTGAATTAAGGTTCGAGTGTTTTGACAACACCACCATAACAGCAGCCGAAAAAGCGATTAATGGTTTACTCGAAGCCTATAGAGCTAATGGTCAAATTTTAGGTCGAGAATTCGCCGTTGCATTCAAGGATGGAGAGTTCAATTCTAGGCTATTGATGCCAGAGAAAAGCAGTTTAGCTAAACGTTTTAGTAGCCCCTGGGTTGAGCGTGCACTCTCAGAGCTAACGGATGCTAAATTGCTCGCCCCAAGAGAAAAATACATAGGCCAAGACATCAACTCAGAAGTCAGCAGCTCTGAAACACCCAGCTGGCAGCTCGTTTATACCAGCTATGTGCACATGTGCTCGCCGGTACGAAATGGTGATACCCTGCAGCCCATTCCACTCTACCAACTGCCGGCAACTTTCAATGGCGATCATAAACGCATCATTCGCTGGCAAATTGAGTGGCAAGCCTGTGACGAACTGCAGATGGCTGCAGCAACCAAGGCTGAATTTGCGGCTTTAGAGGAGCTAACTTCTACTTCAAGTGATCTCTTTCGCCGAGGCTGGGATTTGAGAGGTCGCATTGAACACTTAACGCAAATTCCAACCTATTATTACCTCTACCGGGTCGGTGGAGGTAATTTAGCAAGCGAGAAAGCCCGCCCTTGTCCCCGTTGCGGTAATAAAAATTGGCTACTCGATGAGCCTTTATTAGACATGTTTCACTTTCGCTGTGACAGCTGTCGAATCGTGTCAAACATCTCTTGGGATCATCTTTAA
- the syd gene encoding SecY-interacting protein, giving the protein MSSLPALDNFLKIYQLTYLEKLGESPRYYPRGEESLCIEGEFDTNNYDESNEELTVCWKPVKREKPGSFTNVETALDIELGTEIDVFFGEYFSAPLLFNCEWGEGELLQVWNQTDFEYLQQNIIGHLMMKKKLKQAPTWFIGVLGDGDKMLTVDNSDGSIWIEIPGEAPSEKLTNSLNEFIAQLTPRVAPPELHIEESMTELDHPGILNRIKLMWRNLRGK; this is encoded by the coding sequence GTGTCTTCTTTACCTGCTTTAGATAATTTCTTGAAAATTTATCAACTGACCTATCTTGAAAAGCTAGGTGAATCTCCACGTTACTATCCTAGAGGTGAAGAATCACTTTGTATTGAAGGTGAGTTCGATACCAATAATTACGATGAGTCGAATGAAGAGTTAACCGTATGTTGGAAGCCGGTAAAAAGGGAGAAGCCTGGCTCTTTTACTAATGTCGAGACTGCGTTAGACATTGAGCTCGGCACTGAAATCGATGTATTCTTTGGCGAATATTTCTCTGCCCCTCTGTTGTTTAATTGCGAGTGGGGAGAAGGGGAGCTGTTACAGGTATGGAATCAAACGGATTTTGAATATCTACAGCAAAATATTATCGGTCATTTGATGATGAAGAAGAAATTAAAACAAGCACCCACTTGGTTTATCGGTGTGTTGGGTGATGGAGATAAGATGCTAACAGTGGATAACAGCGATGGCAGCATCTGGATTGAGATCCCTGGTGAAGCGCCATCTGAAAAATTAACTAACAGTTTAAATGAATTTATTGCCCAGCTAACCCCGCGAGTGGCGCCTCCTGAACTTCATATCGAAGAATCTATGACTGAGTTGGACCATCCGGGAATTTTGAATCGAATTAAATTAATGTGGCGCAACCTGCGCGGAAAGTAA
- the queF gene encoding NADPH-dependent 7-cyano-7-deazaguanine reductase QueF (Catalyzes the NADPH-dependent reduction of 7-cyano-7-deazaguanine (preQ0) to 7-aminomethyl-7-deazaguanine (preQ1) in queuosine biosynthesis), with translation MTQVHDPYTDAEALSGLTLGKATGYQSEYEASLLQGVPRKLNRDAIELNESLPFHGTDIWTGYELSWLNAKGKPVVAIAEFQLSFDSENLIESKSFKLYLNSFNQTKFDNLEQVQATLTQDLSNCAVGNVSVKVFEPKQFASQRIVELPGTCIDDLDIEVDDYKFNPQYLENSTDEKAVVAETLNSNLLKSNCLITSQPDWGSVMIRYQGPKIDREKLLRYLISFRQHNEFHEQCIERIFVDLKRFCHCAKLTVYARYTRRGGLDINPYRSDFETPPENHRLARQ, from the coding sequence ATGACACAAGTTCATGATCCTTATACGGATGCAGAGGCACTCAGTGGCTTAACACTTGGTAAAGCAACGGGCTATCAGTCCGAGTATGAGGCCTCTTTGCTGCAAGGGGTTCCGCGTAAACTTAATCGTGATGCAATCGAACTCAATGAAAGTTTGCCTTTTCATGGTACAGATATCTGGACGGGTTACGAACTTTCCTGGCTCAATGCTAAGGGCAAGCCTGTCGTTGCCATAGCCGAGTTTCAACTCAGCTTTGACAGCGAAAACTTGATTGAATCAAAGTCATTTAAACTGTATCTCAATAGCTTCAATCAAACTAAATTCGACAATCTAGAACAAGTACAAGCCACCTTGACTCAAGACTTGTCAAACTGTGCCGTAGGTAATGTCAGCGTTAAGGTATTTGAACCGAAACAGTTCGCGAGCCAACGCATAGTTGAACTTCCGGGTACTTGCATTGACGATCTCGATATAGAAGTTGATGACTACAAGTTTAACCCTCAATACCTTGAGAACAGTACAGATGAGAAAGCGGTCGTTGCCGAAACGCTTAACTCTAACCTGCTTAAATCGAACTGTTTGATCACTTCTCAGCCAGACTGGGGTAGCGTGATGATCCGTTATCAGGGGCCAAAAATCGATAGAGAAAAGCTGCTTAGGTATCTCATCTCATTTCGCCAACATAATGAGTTTCATGAGCAGTGTATCGAACGTATCTTTGTCGACCTAAAACGTTTTTGTCATTGCGCAAAACTCACGGTTTATGCACGCTACACA